In Leptospira congkakensis, one DNA window encodes the following:
- a CDS encoding sensor domain-containing diguanylate cyclase: MNEIHTDVFVREIVSQSIDAIVVLDTNNKILFSNLALQSLTGFTEDELNQKTFSFLFPPNEKGEQSSIESFISSKDSHYIAGFLKELELVTKPKGTIPVEIRAFTIHNENQMFYAAIIRDVRERRRLEEQKNVLISSLKRLAYMDELTMLPNRRSFSESLQKTVATVKRRNRESVLAVLDIDHFKVINDTYGHDIGDLVLKKMANIFVDCLREEDTIGRIGGEEFGCILPDTTTEGATIVLDRLRESVENHRFFIFDNYYLNITLSIGYTKVHPIQKPEEILKLADIALYQAKNHGRNRIQVYPV; encoded by the coding sequence ATGAATGAGATTCATACAGATGTGTTTGTTAGAGAAATTGTATCCCAATCAATCGATGCAATTGTTGTTTTAGATACTAATAACAAAATTCTTTTTAGTAATTTAGCATTACAATCGTTAACCGGTTTTACCGAAGACGAGTTAAATCAAAAAACGTTTTCTTTTCTTTTTCCTCCAAATGAAAAAGGGGAACAAAGTTCGATAGAATCGTTTATTAGTTCGAAAGATTCCCACTATATTGCCGGGTTTTTGAAAGAACTGGAACTGGTGACCAAACCGAAAGGAACCATTCCTGTTGAGATTCGGGCCTTTACCATTCATAATGAAAACCAAATGTTTTATGCCGCCATCATTCGTGATGTACGGGAACGTAGACGCCTCGAAGAACAAAAAAACGTACTCATCAGTAGTTTGAAACGTTTGGCTTATATGGATGAACTCACCATGTTACCAAACAGACGTTCCTTTTCGGAAAGTTTACAAAAGACAGTCGCCACGGTCAAACGCCGCAACCGCGAATCGGTCCTTGCTGTTCTCGACATCGATCATTTCAAAGTCATCAACGATACCTATGGGCATGACATCGGGGATTTGGTTCTCAAAAAAATGGCCAATATCTTTGTCGATTGCCTAAGGGAAGAGGATACGATCGGAAGGATTGGTGGCGAGGAGTTTGGTTGTATCCTCCCTGACACGACCACAGAAGGGGCCACGATCGTCCTTGACCGACTCCGGGAATCGGTAGAAAACCATCGTTTCTTCATCTTTGATAACTATTACCTCAACATCACTCTGAGCATTGGATACACGAAGGTGCATCCCATCCAAAAACCTGAGGAGATCTTGAAATTGGCGGACATTGCCCTCTACCAAGCCAAGAACCACGGGCGCAACCGGATCCAAGTTTATCCTGTGTGA
- a CDS encoding efflux RND transporter permease subunit, with product MFTKFLQRPVLAIVLSVLIVFVGLISIKNIPVSQFPEIAPPRVTITLSFPGASAQVLVQSTITTLEQAINGVAGMRYMISSSTSSGDAIIQVLFEPGTNPNDALVQVKTRVDQMMYRVPELVRLEGIFVQPVQPSMLLYVNLYSKDPNASEKFLYNYATVFLLPELKRIHGIGQAKILGTRQYAMRVWLNPDRMRAYNVTTSEVMKSIQNQSIIARPGRLGQSSGKQAQSLEYTLTYEGWYNEPGQYENIIIRAKNGGEVLYLKDIAKVELDSEFYNIYSDVDGHPAAAIMFKQTEGSNAKEVIEDIKSKLEELKKTFPPQMDYKLSYDVSNFIDAAIEKVIHTLVEAFVLVAIVVFIFLGDWRSTLIPIIAVPVSLIGAFSFMLALGLTINLITLFAMVLAIGIVVDDAIVVVEAVHAKMSEEHLSVYASVKSVLGEISGAVIAITLLMTAVFVPVTFLPGPVGVFYRQFAITMATSIVLSGFVALTLTPVLTAMILKPHSHDKKTHNPIDIFLTKFNFYFDQVTEKYVNLMHRFSGSKVFIVSILLGFTVGFLVLTQIVPAGFVPGEDQGMIYAVIQTPPGSTIEKTNDVARKLQEVALKIEGVDSVASLAGYEILTEGEGSNAGTCLISLKDWSDRKNSVHDVMEELEHNTKNFGAIIEFFEPPAVPGFGAAGGVMFRLLDKTNSGDYTAFDKVHEEFMGELRKREELTGLFSFYSAKFPQLEVKLDRKLAMQKGVNIGEAMDNLDILVGSTYEQGFIRFNQFFKVYVQSLPEFRRLPSDILSLFTPNDKGEMVPYSAFLSLEQKQGANEITRYNAYTSSVINVLPNKGYTTGDAIQAIRKASQNLPSGFEVGWEGLSYDEAARGNEAIFIFLAVIVFVYLVLSAQYESFIIPFSVILSLPPGIFGTFFLLKLLGLANDIYAQIGMIMLIGLLGKNAVLIVEFARQRQEAGLTVFEAALEGAKARFRPILMTSFAFVAGLLPLVFATGPGAIANHTIGACALGGMVFGTIFGVVIVPGLYIIFANIAKGKTLIYKEDLMPLSESPESYRTSELERKQLKRGKK from the coding sequence ATGTTTACTAAATTTCTCCAAAGGCCCGTTCTTGCGATCGTTTTATCCGTATTAATTGTGTTTGTTGGTTTGATTTCGATCAAAAACATTCCAGTATCACAATTTCCTGAAATTGCACCGCCAAGGGTAACCATTACTTTATCCTTTCCTGGTGCGAGTGCACAAGTATTAGTCCAATCAACCATCACAACACTTGAACAAGCAATCAATGGAGTTGCAGGAATGAGATACATGATTTCATCATCCACAAGTTCTGGTGATGCGATCATCCAAGTGTTATTCGAACCTGGAACCAATCCAAACGATGCCCTCGTACAAGTAAAAACTAGGGTCGATCAAATGATGTATCGAGTTCCTGAATTAGTGCGACTGGAAGGAATTTTTGTACAACCTGTACAACCAAGTATGTTGTTGTATGTGAATTTATACAGCAAAGATCCAAATGCGAGTGAGAAGTTTCTTTATAATTATGCCACAGTCTTCTTACTTCCCGAATTAAAACGAATTCATGGAATTGGACAAGCCAAGATTTTAGGAACAAGACAGTACGCCATGCGTGTTTGGTTGAATCCAGATCGAATGCGAGCCTACAATGTAACTACATCCGAAGTGATGAAATCCATCCAAAACCAAAGTATCATTGCAAGGCCAGGTCGGCTTGGACAAAGTTCCGGAAAACAAGCACAATCCTTAGAGTATACTTTGACTTATGAAGGCTGGTACAACGAACCTGGGCAGTATGAAAACATCATCATACGAGCCAAAAATGGTGGAGAGGTTCTATACTTAAAAGATATAGCAAAAGTTGAACTGGATAGCGAGTTTTATAATATTTATTCCGATGTGGATGGTCATCCCGCAGCAGCCATCATGTTCAAACAAACGGAAGGAAGTAATGCAAAAGAAGTCATCGAGGATATCAAATCAAAGTTAGAGGAACTGAAAAAAACATTTCCCCCACAAATGGATTACAAACTCAGTTATGACGTTTCAAACTTTATCGATGCCGCAATCGAAAAGGTAATTCATACGCTGGTAGAAGCCTTCGTTCTGGTTGCCATCGTTGTTTTTATCTTCCTTGGAGATTGGCGCTCCACGCTCATTCCCATCATAGCAGTTCCTGTATCCTTAATTGGTGCATTTTCTTTTATGTTGGCTTTAGGTCTTACCATAAACTTGATTACACTATTTGCGATGGTTCTTGCCATCGGAATTGTTGTAGATGATGCGATTGTTGTTGTGGAAGCAGTGCATGCAAAAATGTCAGAAGAACATTTAAGTGTCTATGCATCTGTAAAAAGTGTTTTAGGAGAGATTAGTGGTGCCGTCATTGCCATCACACTCCTTATGACAGCGGTTTTTGTCCCTGTAACTTTTTTACCGGGGCCTGTGGGAGTTTTTTACCGACAGTTTGCGATCACAATGGCAACTTCCATCGTGTTATCAGGATTTGTAGCCTTAACACTCACTCCAGTGTTAACAGCCATGATTCTAAAACCACATTCTCACGATAAAAAAACTCACAATCCCATCGATATCTTCTTAACCAAATTCAATTTCTATTTTGATCAAGTAACAGAAAAATATGTAAACTTAATGCATCGTTTTTCTGGATCGAAAGTGTTTATTGTTTCCATCCTTCTTGGTTTTACAGTTGGATTTCTCGTACTAACACAAATTGTTCCTGCTGGATTTGTTCCAGGAGAAGACCAAGGTATGATTTACGCCGTCATACAAACCCCTCCCGGATCAACGATTGAAAAAACAAATGATGTCGCTCGCAAACTCCAGGAAGTTGCACTTAAAATTGAAGGTGTGGACTCAGTTGCGTCCCTTGCTGGATATGAAATCCTAACAGAGGGTGAAGGTTCCAACGCAGGAACATGTCTCATCAGTTTAAAAGATTGGTCTGACAGAAAAAATTCCGTTCACGATGTGATGGAAGAACTCGAACACAATACAAAAAACTTCGGTGCCATCATTGAGTTTTTTGAACCTCCTGCCGTTCCAGGATTTGGAGCCGCGGGTGGTGTTATGTTTCGATTGTTAGACAAAACAAATAGCGGGGATTATACGGCATTCGATAAAGTTCATGAAGAGTTTATGGGTGAACTTAGAAAGAGAGAAGAGTTAACAGGATTATTTTCTTTTTATTCAGCAAAGTTTCCTCAACTCGAAGTGAAATTGGATCGAAAACTGGCGATGCAAAAAGGTGTCAACATAGGCGAAGCCATGGATAACTTGGATATCCTTGTTGGTAGTACTTATGAACAAGGATTTATCCGTTTTAACCAATTCTTTAAAGTTTATGTCCAATCACTTCCTGAATTTCGTAGGTTGCCATCTGATATTTTGAGTTTATTCACTCCAAACGACAAAGGTGAAATGGTTCCTTATTCAGCGTTTTTGTCTCTCGAACAAAAACAAGGCGCTAACGAAATTACAAGATACAATGCTTACACATCATCGGTAATCAATGTTTTGCCGAACAAAGGTTATACGACTGGTGACGCCATCCAAGCAATTCGCAAAGCTTCTCAAAATTTACCTTCAGGATTTGAAGTGGGTTGGGAAGGTCTTTCCTACGATGAAGCTGCCAGAGGGAATGAAGCGATCTTTATCTTCCTCGCGGTGATTGTATTCGTTTACCTTGTTCTCTCCGCTCAATATGAAAGTTTCATCATTCCATTCTCAGTGATTCTATCACTTCCACCAGGAATTTTCGGAACCTTCTTTCTATTAAAACTTTTAGGTCTTGCCAACGATATCTATGCACAAATTGGAATGATTATGCTAATCGGTCTTCTTGGGAAAAACGCCGTGCTCATTGTAGAATTTGCAAGGCAAAGGCAAGAAGCTGGTTTAACAGTATTTGAAGCTGCTCTCGAAGGGGCAAAAGCTAGATTTCGACCCATTCTTATGACCTCCTTTGCCTTTGTTGCCGGTTTATTACCACTGGTTTTTGCAACAGGACCTGGAGCCATCGCCAATCATACAATCGGTGCTTGTGCGTTAGGTGGTATGGTATTCGGAACTATCTTTGGAGTGGTCATCGTTCCAGGATTATACATCATCTTTGCAAACATTGCGAAAGGTAAAACTTTAATCTACAAAGAAGATCTTATGCCACTCTCAGAATCACCAGAGAGTTACAGAACTTCAGAACTCGAAAGAAAACAATTAAAAAGGGGAAAGAAGTAA
- a CDS encoding efflux RND transporter periplasmic adaptor subunit: MEFSLEHKNSHFRKSLILIISIFLLNLTLVNCHSGNHEEKNSLTAAYPWKQDVTIEKSYVAQVKAIQRIEIRAFEKGYLTNIYMDEGKVVKKGQKLFQVMPMLVNAQYEKAKAEYESTSIEFENTEKLFKENVVSQTELSLIKARLKKNKAAMDLAQIHLNLATVTAPFTGITDRFQVRLGSLVEEGTLLTTISDISKLWVYFNVSEKDYLNFTSERKSSDKPLKVKFLMANNQFFQQEGVADTIEGEFDSETGTIPFRATFSNPERLLRHGETGNVVVHEKLKDALIIPQKATFEVLDKHYVYIVNLKGKIKATEIKIANEIPHLFVVESGISENDIILLEGLGKVHDDDVIKYKVESRENILKSFELAAH, from the coding sequence ATGGAATTTTCTTTAGAGCATAAAAACTCGCATTTTCGTAAATCTCTTATACTTATCATTAGTATATTCTTATTAAATCTAACTTTAGTGAACTGTCATTCTGGCAATCACGAAGAAAAAAATTCACTTACAGCAGCTTACCCTTGGAAACAAGATGTAACGATTGAAAAAAGTTATGTGGCACAAGTAAAAGCCATCCAACGTATTGAAATCAGAGCATTTGAAAAAGGGTACTTAACTAACATCTATATGGATGAAGGGAAAGTAGTAAAAAAAGGCCAAAAACTTTTTCAAGTGATGCCTATGCTTGTGAATGCACAATACGAAAAAGCAAAGGCCGAATATGAATCCACTTCGATTGAATTTGAAAACACGGAAAAACTTTTTAAAGAGAATGTGGTATCTCAAACAGAGTTGTCATTAATCAAAGCTAGGCTGAAAAAAAATAAAGCCGCAATGGACTTGGCACAAATCCATCTTAACTTAGCAACAGTAACGGCTCCGTTTACTGGAATTACCGACAGGTTCCAAGTTCGTTTGGGAAGTTTGGTAGAAGAAGGAACACTTTTAACAACAATCTCTGATATTTCCAAACTTTGGGTTTACTTCAATGTTTCGGAAAAGGATTATTTGAATTTCACAAGTGAAAGAAAATCTAGCGACAAACCATTAAAAGTAAAGTTTCTAATGGCAAATAACCAATTCTTTCAACAAGAAGGAGTCGCTGATACTATTGAAGGTGAATTCGATAGTGAAACAGGAACCATTCCCTTTCGAGCCACATTTTCCAATCCAGAAAGACTTTTACGCCATGGAGAAACAGGAAACGTTGTCGTTCATGAAAAACTGAAAGATGCATTGATCATTCCTCAGAAAGCAACCTTCGAAGTTTTAGATAAACACTATGTTTATATAGTCAACCTGAAAGGTAAAATCAAAGCCACTGAGATCAAAATAGCAAATGAAATTCCCCATCTATTTGTTGTAGAGTCTGGAATTTCTGAAAACGATATCATTCTTTTGGAAGGGCTTGGTAAAGTTCACGATGATGATGTAATCAAATACAAAGTTGAATCTCGTGAGAATATACTAAAAAGTTTTGAATTAGCTGCTCATTAG
- a CDS encoding HD domain-containing protein, with protein MMKSELKAKLQRTFPKAKTVSSGRLFTRQLSNLVDESIRALFNEVSEGIPLKDHLCLIAVGGYGRRELAPYSDIDILYLHDGKLSDKVLGEIISKINTFLYNNEKEVGHSCRTIKQSFLYLDQIETFHAVLDSRFLVGSEVLFQKYKTEFLGKIPEKTIKVFNEWKLSYLRERIINSYNPILLSEPNIKIDPLGLRDIQHMYWIEKTNPLADSADGGIFDFYLIGDSLSLLSAYDFLLLTRSALHIISGRKNDRLDLGLQPEVAEFLGFGPKNEIKTLESFMSQFYKAQKDVYFYIGTYLDEKTNFNKKRIQKELSNPDSLYDDIIQFFAESQSNQEEPSRIDLNQIRFASHFLDDDFKNQKSVLDTFLEMLRKKNRIGHTLTLMHECNILGKLIPEFGACTNFPLFSYHHQYTVDEHTLLILRELDVLIADLWEDRQVQDVFNVCEKIEILALAILIHDAGKVKEGDHSQYGAELALIIAERFRLSEEDTELLRFLVAEHIVMSELSSKRDIYDPKLISSFAKQFSNENTLRLLYILTIIDTKSVGQGVLTNWKKEILHFLFNSTLTYLQKKGNLTDTQERIESTLETYLIEKEGLTAEQSEHIVEFGMKIKPSSYLNYNTPRRVFQHFGLLYEWQNSGLSFRMITEKEPAFVTLSIFAKPDKQMLLYLSGTISSLGLSLVGLRLFRTEKNQLILQAQITDEFGSGDIAEKQIADIEFTLTECIEGKTNIEDLASTTNIWKTLPEIPDGMVEELVKFSNDISEFYSVLEVRVPDSIGLVYRILKTLLDFELEVIFVRISTSADFAYDSFHIQTKDGRKIEDTGLLLAIKERILSVARVKENQGIMEINF; from the coding sequence ATGATGAAATCAGAACTCAAGGCAAAACTGCAACGGACCTTTCCAAAAGCCAAAACAGTTTCTTCCGGTAGGCTTTTTACGCGCCAATTGAGTAATCTTGTCGACGAATCCATTCGTGCTCTATTCAACGAAGTCTCTGAAGGAATTCCTTTAAAAGACCATCTTTGTTTGATTGCTGTCGGTGGATATGGTCGAAGGGAACTCGCACCCTATTCTGACATCGACATCCTTTATTTACATGATGGAAAATTATCTGACAAAGTCCTTGGAGAAATCATTTCTAAAATCAATACATTCTTATATAACAACGAAAAGGAAGTAGGCCATTCCTGCCGCACCATCAAACAATCTTTTTTATATTTGGATCAAATCGAAACCTTTCATGCGGTTCTTGATTCCAGGTTCCTTGTAGGTTCCGAAGTTCTATTCCAAAAATACAAAACAGAATTCCTTGGAAAAATTCCCGAAAAAACCATCAAAGTTTTTAATGAGTGGAAACTCTCATATCTTCGCGAACGAATCATCAATTCTTATAACCCGATTTTACTTTCCGAACCCAATATCAAAATAGATCCACTAGGTCTTCGTGATATCCAACATATGTATTGGATTGAAAAAACAAATCCACTCGCTGATTCTGCTGACGGTGGTATTTTTGATTTTTATCTAATTGGGGATAGTTTAAGTCTTTTATCTGCTTATGATTTTTTACTCTTAACAAGATCCGCACTTCATATCATCAGTGGCCGAAAAAATGATCGGTTAGATTTAGGACTCCAACCGGAAGTCGCTGAATTTTTAGGATTTGGTCCGAAAAACGAAATCAAAACTCTCGAATCCTTTATGAGCCAATTTTATAAAGCACAGAAGGATGTGTATTTTTATATTGGAACTTATTTGGATGAAAAAACCAATTTTAACAAAAAACGAATCCAAAAAGAACTTTCCAATCCAGATAGTTTGTATGATGACATCATTCAATTTTTTGCTGAATCACAAAGTAACCAAGAAGAACCTTCTCGTATCGATTTAAATCAAATTAGATTCGCATCACACTTCTTAGATGATGATTTCAAAAATCAAAAATCTGTTTTAGATACCTTTTTGGAAATGTTACGCAAAAAAAACAGAATTGGTCATACACTCACACTGATGCATGAATGTAACATACTCGGAAAACTCATTCCTGAATTTGGAGCTTGTACAAACTTTCCTCTTTTTAGTTACCATCACCAATACACTGTTGATGAACACACACTTTTGATTTTAAGAGAGTTGGATGTTCTGATTGCTGATTTATGGGAAGATCGACAAGTCCAAGACGTATTTAATGTTTGTGAAAAAATTGAAATTTTAGCTCTCGCAATTCTCATTCACGATGCAGGAAAAGTAAAAGAAGGAGACCATAGCCAATACGGAGCAGAGCTTGCTCTCATCATTGCGGAAAGGTTTCGATTGTCGGAAGAAGACACAGAACTTTTACGATTTTTAGTTGCTGAACACATTGTGATGTCAGAGTTATCATCCAAACGAGACATTTATGACCCCAAACTCATTTCATCTTTTGCAAAACAATTTTCTAACGAAAACACATTAAGACTATTGTACATCCTTACCATCATTGATACAAAATCAGTGGGCCAAGGAGTTTTAACTAATTGGAAAAAGGAAATTTTACATTTTCTCTTTAATTCCACTCTCACCTATTTACAAAAAAAAGGAAATCTCACCGATACTCAAGAACGGATCGAATCTACTTTAGAAACCTACTTAATCGAAAAAGAAGGTCTCACTGCAGAACAATCCGAACACATTGTAGAGTTTGGAATGAAAATCAAACCTTCTTCTTACTTAAACTACAATACACCAAGACGTGTTTTCCAACACTTTGGTTTGCTTTATGAATGGCAAAATTCTGGATTATCTTTCCGAATGATTACCGAAAAAGAACCAGCTTTTGTTACCTTATCCATCTTTGCAAAACCAGACAAACAGATGTTACTGTATCTTTCAGGGACCATATCGTCATTAGGACTCAGCCTAGTGGGATTACGATTGTTTCGAACCGAAAAAAACCAACTCATCTTACAAGCGCAAATCACCGATGAATTTGGTAGTGGGGACATTGCGGAAAAACAAATTGCAGATATCGAATTTACGTTAACAGAATGTATCGAAGGGAAAACCAATATCGAAGACCTTGCCTCCACAACTAACATTTGGAAAACATTGCCAGAAATACCCGATGGAATGGTGGAAGAGTTGGTAAAATTTTCAAATGACATTTCTGAATTTTATTCTGTTTTAGAAGTAAGAGTACCCGATTCTATTGGGCTTGTGTATCGAATTTTGAAAACATTACTCGACTTTGAGTTAGAAGTCATTTTTGTTAGGATCTCTACCAGTGCGGATTTTGCTTATGACTCCTTTCATATTCAAACAAAAGATGGTAGAAAAATTGAAGACACGGGTTTACTCCTAGCCATCAAAGAAAGAATTTTGTCCGTCGCACGTGTGAAAGAAAACCAAGGAATCATGGAGATTAATTTTTAA
- a CDS encoding glycoside hydrolase family 13 protein yields the protein MAWWKEAVIYQIYPRSFQDSNGDGIGDLEGIINRLDYLAGSKDSLGIDAIWLSPVYPSPMFDFGYDISDYEEIDPVYGDIQTFKRLLKEAHKRGIRIIMDLVVNHTSHLHPWFIESRSSVNSPKRDWYIWKEPNHNGPPNNWLGAFGGSGWEYDKRTGEYYFHSFLKEQPDLNWRNPDVEDAIFKMMKYWLDMGVDGFRLDVVNLYVKDEFLRNNASYFMKGPRPYDKQVHAYDRDRPEMHGILRRMRKLLDSYSEKRMFVGEIMQDFPGNVLLPATYCGRNDELHLAFNFMFLFSPWKAERFFQIVKDFESALGEDNWPNYTLSNHDFPRHITRYEKGADTKARAELAACMMLTLRGTPFLYYGEEIGMKRQKVAYNKIQDPVGKRYWPFHPGRDPERIPMPWNGSDNTGFTTGTSWLPLYEEANTVNVESQKEDPDSLFFTYKKLIQLRKDRKSLRKGKLKVLLSTNKQVLYYRRREGKEETYIFLNFSSKPVNVSYPRKWDLNQILFSTKNRTSSFELEKELDTGGLLLFPNEAVIFAK from the coding sequence ATGGCATGGTGGAAAGAAGCAGTCATCTATCAAATATACCCGCGTAGTTTCCAAGATTCTAATGGAGATGGAATTGGTGATTTAGAAGGAATCATCAATCGATTGGATTACCTCGCAGGTTCCAAAGATTCACTTGGAATTGATGCCATTTGGTTATCACCAGTGTATCCTTCTCCTATGTTTGATTTTGGATATGATATTTCTGATTATGAAGAAATTGATCCTGTTTATGGTGACATCCAAACCTTCAAACGATTGTTAAAAGAAGCTCATAAACGTGGGATTCGAATCATCATGGATCTTGTGGTCAACCATACTTCCCATCTTCATCCATGGTTTATTGAATCCAGATCTTCTGTCAATAGCCCGAAAAGAGATTGGTACATTTGGAAGGAACCAAACCACAATGGCCCACCAAACAATTGGTTGGGTGCCTTCGGTGGTTCTGGTTGGGAATATGACAAACGAACCGGCGAATACTATTTCCATTCCTTTCTGAAAGAACAACCGGATCTGAATTGGCGTAACCCCGATGTAGAAGATGCCATTTTCAAAATGATGAAGTACTGGTTGGATATGGGTGTAGATGGATTTCGATTGGATGTTGTAAACTTATACGTAAAAGATGAATTTTTACGTAACAATGCTTCTTATTTTATGAAGGGTCCAAGACCTTACGACAAACAAGTCCATGCTTACGATCGGGACCGTCCCGAAATGCATGGGATCCTTCGTCGTATGCGTAAACTTCTCGATTCCTATTCCGAAAAACGAATGTTTGTTGGTGAAATCATGCAAGATTTTCCTGGAAATGTTCTCCTACCTGCTACTTACTGTGGTCGTAATGATGAATTACACCTTGCTTTTAATTTTATGTTCCTCTTCTCTCCATGGAAAGCAGAACGATTTTTTCAAATTGTAAAAGATTTCGAATCGGCACTTGGGGAAGACAATTGGCCAAACTACACTCTCTCTAATCACGATTTCCCACGACATATCACTAGGTATGAAAAAGGTGCCGACACAAAAGCACGTGCGGAACTTGCCGCCTGTATGATGTTAACTCTTCGTGGCACACCATTTCTTTATTACGGTGAAGAGATTGGAATGAAACGCCAGAAAGTTGCTTACAATAAAATCCAAGATCCCGTAGGAAAACGTTATTGGCCTTTTCATCCAGGCCGTGACCCAGAACGAATTCCTATGCCTTGGAATGGGTCGGATAATACAGGATTCACAACTGGAACCTCATGGCTTCCTTTATATGAAGAGGCAAACACAGTCAATGTGGAGTCTCAAAAAGAAGATCCGGATTCACTTTTTTTTACTTATAAAAAACTGATTCAGTTAAGAAAAGATAGAAAGTCTTTAAGAAAAGGTAAATTAAAAGTATTACTTAGCACAAACAAACAAGTGCTTTACTACCGAAGAAGAGAAGGCAAAGAAGAAACATATATCTTTTTAAACTTTTCCTCAAAACCTGTGAATGTTTCTTATCCAAGAAAATGGGATCTAAATCAAATTCTGTTCAGCACAAAAAATCGAACTTCCTCTTTTGAATTAGAAAAGGAGTTGGACACTGGCGGATTACTTTTGTTCCCGAATGAAGCTGTTATTTTTGCAAAATAG
- a CDS encoding glycoside hydrolase family 172 protein: protein MYFKKFKLFVESNLKEKNLLSMGSFFFFGLIAFLSTNLLFADGWESSLWKDKTYKNQRVSSADPTNGNDDFIKIPKKKTVTIAEIKTRGVIKHIWMTLASKDPMARKNAVIRMYWDNQIHPSVEVPLGEFFGQGWGEEYIMNSAPLVAAPKKGKSMNSYFPMPFESGAKIEIENESDEDISNFYFYVDYEEWKEPLNSNLRFHAQWNRNSTKPNTTNGKENEWGLLGETEKTVFKKENYFNVLETEGKGQFVGLNLYVDSPTPLWYGEGDDLIFIDGNQTEATLKGTGTEDVFNTAWSPKEIFMHPYFGYPRVSDSIGWLGRTHLYRFWVESPIRFERNFLFLLEHGHANSLTLDLISVAYWYQGLNPKPMKVLPKKEFRTNKPEINFRHIHKWRDSFRSEKGYGEIWGNE, encoded by the coding sequence ATGTATTTTAAGAAATTTAAATTATTCGTAGAATCAAACCTGAAAGAAAAGAATCTACTTTCTATGGGATCTTTCTTTTTCTTTGGATTGATTGCGTTTCTTTCCACCAACTTATTGTTTGCTGATGGGTGGGAATCTTCTCTTTGGAAAGATAAAACTTATAAAAACCAAAGAGTATCAAGTGCGGATCCTACAAACGGTAATGATGATTTTATCAAAATTCCAAAGAAAAAAACTGTGACCATTGCGGAGATCAAAACTAGAGGAGTCATCAAACATATTTGGATGACTCTTGCTAGTAAAGATCCCATGGCCAGAAAAAATGCGGTGATTCGGATGTATTGGGACAACCAAATTCATCCTTCCGTGGAAGTTCCGTTAGGCGAATTTTTTGGGCAAGGTTGGGGAGAGGAATACATTATGAATTCTGCCCCACTTGTGGCGGCTCCCAAAAAGGGAAAGTCTATGAATTCATATTTTCCTATGCCCTTCGAATCAGGAGCAAAGATAGAGATTGAAAATGAATCGGACGAGGATATCAGTAATTTTTACTTTTACGTTGATTATGAAGAATGGAAGGAACCACTAAATTCTAATTTACGTTTCCATGCGCAATGGAATCGAAATTCCACAAAACCTAACACGACAAATGGGAAAGAAAACGAATGGGGACTTCTTGGTGAAACAGAAAAGACCGTTTTTAAAAAGGAAAATTACTTTAACGTTCTCGAAACGGAAGGCAAAGGGCAGTTTGTTGGTCTCAATTTGTATGTAGATTCTCCCACACCACTTTGGTATGGAGAGGGTGATGATTTGATTTTTATCGATGGAAACCAAACAGAAGCCACTTTAAAAGGAACCGGAACCGAAGATGTTTTTAACACGGCCTGGTCACCAAAAGAAATTTTTATGCATCCATACTTCGGATATCCACGAGTTTCTGATTCGATTGGTTGGCTTGGCAGAACTCATTTGTATCGATTTTGGGTGGAATCCCCCATTCGTTTTGAAAGAAATTTCCTATTCTTATTAGAACACGGACATGCAAATTCCTTGACCTTAGATTTAATCTCTGTTGCTTATTGGTATCAAGGTCTGAATCCAAAACCAATGAAGGTTTTGCCGAAAAAAGAATTCCGTACCAACAAACCGGAAATTAATTTTCGTCATATCCATAAGTGGCGGGATTCATTCCGAAGCGAAAAAGGTTATGGGGAAATTTGGGGCAATGAATGA